The following proteins are co-located in the Chaetodon trifascialis isolate fChaTrf1 chromosome 14, fChaTrf1.hap1, whole genome shotgun sequence genome:
- the vgll2b gene encoding transcription cofactor vestigial-like protein 2b, translated as MSCLDVMYPAYGHYAPYAPTAPAFINTLQAPTGLSRSSSHCRDFMDTPRGPEGMSGGPGPGGSTSSSSSSSSSSSSYTPAALRPEEGPKEKQEAPEAEYLTSRCVLFTYYQGDISSVVDEHFSRALSTYMDGEGKRRASDQQGTDTPSPSSRRSFPPSFWDSNYSSPQSRSHCETGAPSYSMDPYTSGLHPGLPHPHAHPHPHAHPHSHPHPPESWAYPQAQAYGPPRPLHELYSPSALEPHYGPLLMPTVRPPHLPTLPSHYEVSKLEPTASWPSLLPPGDVSQTLALNMDAGLQQHKKGKELYWF; from the exons ATGAGCTGTTTGGATGTTATGTACCCAGCCTATGGACATTACGCACCGTACGCACCGACAGCTCCTGCTTTTATCAATACCTTACAG gcTCCCACAGGTCTGAGCAGAAGTTCTTCTCACTGCCGGGATTTTATGGACACTCCCAGGGGTCCCGAGGGGATGTCTGGGGGCCCAGGCCCTGGAGGATCaacttcctcctcatcttcatccagctcttcctcatcctcctacacgcctgcagctctgaggccAGAGGAGGGCCCCAAGGAAAAGCAGGAGGCCCCTGAGGCAGAGTACTTGACTTCCCGCTGTGTCCTTTTCACCTACTACCAGGGAGACATCAGCAGTGTGGTGGATGAACATTTCTCCAGGGCTCTCAGCACCTACATGGACGGAGAGGGCAAACGGCGGGCATCAGACCAACAGGGCACAG ATACCCCTTCACCGAGCAGCAGACGAAgcttccctccatccttctgGGACAGTAACTACTCCTCGCCTCAGAGCCGCTCCCACTGTGAGACGGGCGCTCCCTCCTATTCCATGGACCCCTACACATCAGGGTTGCACCCGGGTTTGCCACACCCACATGCTCATCCTCACCCACACGCTCATCCTCACTCCCATCCTCATCCACCAGAGAGCTGGGCATATCCCCAGGCCCAAGCCTACGGGCCACCGCGGCCCCTCCATGAACTGTACTCACCGTCGGCTTTGGAGCCCCACTACGGGCCCCTGCTCATGCCCACAGTGAGACCACCTCATCTCCCTACCTTGCCAAGCCACTATGAGGTGAGCAAGCTGGAGCCCACTGCCTCCTGGCCCAGCCTGCTTCCCCCAGGAGACGTCAGCCAGACGCTGGCACTCAACATGGATGCAG GCCTCCAGCAGCACAAGAAAGGCAAGGAGCTGTACTGGTTCTAA